The Streptomyces sp. NBC_00670 genome window below encodes:
- a CDS encoding helix-turn-helix domain-containing protein, which translates to MASLNVGNLGEYLREQRRNAQLSLRQLADAAGVSNPYLSQIERGLRRPSAEVLQQVAKALRISAETLYVRAGILDAERDRVEVETRAVLLADPTLTERQKQVLLQIYESFRKENGHGDGDGIASGAAGTVGVVVDGTKGAPDAPLLSDATAAPDGGTVSGPRAVGGDDAGPRRTAG; encoded by the coding sequence ATGGCATCGCTCAATGTCGGCAATCTCGGTGAGTACCTGCGGGAGCAGCGGCGGAACGCGCAGCTGTCGCTCCGCCAGCTCGCCGACGCCGCCGGCGTGTCCAATCCGTATCTGAGCCAGATCGAGCGCGGGCTGCGCAGACCGAGCGCGGAGGTGTTGCAGCAGGTCGCCAAGGCGCTGCGGATCTCCGCCGAGACGCTGTACGTGCGGGCCGGGATCCTCGACGCCGAACGGGACCGGGTCGAGGTCGAGACCCGGGCCGTGCTGCTCGCCGACCCCACGCTCACGGAGCGCCAGAAGCAGGTGCTGCTCCAGATCTACGAGTCGTTCCGCAAGGAGAACGGACACGGGGACGGAGACGGGATCGCGAGCGGCGCGGCGGGGACCGTCGGCGTGGTGGTGGACGGTACAAAGGGTGCGCCCGATGCGCCCCTTCTGTCCGACGCCACGGCCGCCCCGGACGGCGGCACCGTGAGCGGTCCGCGTGCGGTCGGCGGCGATGATGCCGGACCGCGTCGTACGGCCGGCTGA
- a CDS encoding LysR family transcriptional regulator, with translation MRVERARYFLAAVSTGSLRAAAEACGVSQPTIGQQLTLLEEELDAVLLTRSRTGVRTTPAGEALVGPLTRLVAAEDAVREAALASNGTYQGRVDLGGGSVTVELVVAPVVGRLLTEHPGLRFSVREGSSADIERAVAAGDLDLAVVTTPNTPPPGGLTRRRLLAAPLGVHVRPDHPLARRHEVTWDDVGRWPIVTMRPGTVLHQRLRTRLPDAEATVEAMSARTVQTMVARGAGVGLLARFDALTSLPGLVWLPLADADPVEVGLVQRTDSRPSRSALVVRRLIGARAEELAGRAE, from the coding sequence ATGCGAGTCGAGCGGGCGCGGTACTTCCTCGCCGCCGTGAGCACGGGATCCCTGCGCGCGGCGGCGGAGGCCTGCGGCGTCAGCCAGCCCACCATCGGGCAGCAGCTCACCCTGCTCGAGGAGGAACTGGACGCCGTGCTGCTGACCCGGAGTCGTACGGGCGTACGGACGACGCCGGCGGGCGAGGCGCTCGTCGGCCCGCTCACCCGGCTCGTGGCGGCCGAGGACGCGGTGCGCGAGGCGGCGCTCGCCTCGAACGGCACGTACCAGGGCCGGGTGGACCTCGGCGGGGGGTCGGTGACCGTGGAGCTGGTGGTCGCCCCGGTCGTGGGGCGGCTGCTCACCGAGCACCCGGGGCTGCGGTTCTCGGTGCGCGAGGGCTCCTCGGCGGACATCGAACGCGCGGTGGCCGCCGGCGACCTGGACCTCGCCGTCGTCACCACCCCCAACACGCCCCCGCCCGGCGGCCTCACCCGGCGGCGGCTCCTCGCCGCGCCGCTCGGCGTCCACGTGCGGCCCGACCATCCGCTCGCCAGGCGGCACGAGGTGACCTGGGACGACGTCGGGCGGTGGCCGATCGTCACCATGCGCCCCGGCACCGTGCTGCACCAGCGGCTGCGCACCCGCCTCCCCGACGCGGAGGCGACGGTCGAGGCGATGTCCGCGCGCACGGTCCAGACGATGGTCGCCCGGGGCGCCGGCGTCGGCCTCCTCGCACGGTTCGACGCGCTGACGTCCCTGCCCGGACTGGTGTGGCTGCCGCTGGCGGACGCCGACCCGGTGGAGGTCGGCCTGGTCCAGCGCACCGACAGCCGCCCGTCGCGCTCGGCCCTGGTGGTACGGCGCCTGATCGGCGCACGGGCGGAGGAACTGGCGGGGCGGGCGGAGTGA
- a CDS encoding CaiB/BaiF CoA transferase family protein has protein sequence MSGPLSGVRVLDLSTVLAGPLASSLLGEFGAEVIKIEQPGTGDPARGYPPLEDGESAAWAVVGRNKKSVTVDLHHPDAPALVGRLAATADVVVTNFRPATLRRFSIDFDDLVAHRPDLVMVHVSAFGRTGPYADRPGFARVAEAFAGLTHRTGFPDGPPVFSGYPVADGVTGIYAAFAAMLALRERDRTGEPQLADIGLYEPLLRMMEDFIVDYDATGEVRERQGNENPHISPNNLYRTRDGRWLALPASTDQMWRRLVTAMDAPDLAAHDSMTARIAHRAEIEGRVAAFVADHDLAELTKLLDEAGVAHGPVNTAADICADPHMRARGSVVEVRDPRDGRTRLVQGSAGRFSGFEQTIDRGAPRLGEHTRSVLRDLGLAPSTVDALADRGVI, from the coding sequence TTGTCCGGTCCCCTCAGCGGTGTGCGCGTGCTCGACCTCTCCACGGTCCTGGCCGGCCCCCTGGCCTCCTCCCTGCTCGGCGAGTTCGGCGCGGAGGTGATCAAGATCGAGCAGCCCGGCACGGGCGACCCCGCACGCGGCTATCCGCCGCTGGAGGACGGCGAGTCCGCCGCCTGGGCGGTCGTCGGCCGCAACAAGAAGAGCGTGACCGTCGACCTGCACCACCCGGACGCCCCGGCGCTGGTCGGGCGGCTCGCGGCGACGGCCGACGTCGTGGTCACCAACTTCCGCCCCGCGACCCTGCGGCGGTTCTCGATCGACTTCGACGACCTCGTCGCCCACCGGCCCGACCTCGTGATGGTGCACGTCAGTGCCTTCGGCCGCACCGGCCCGTACGCGGACCGCCCCGGCTTCGCCCGCGTCGCCGAGGCCTTCGCCGGGCTGACCCACCGCACCGGCTTCCCCGACGGTCCGCCGGTCTTCTCGGGCTACCCGGTCGCCGACGGCGTCACCGGCATCTACGCCGCCTTCGCGGCGATGCTCGCGCTGCGCGAACGCGACCGCACCGGCGAGCCGCAGCTCGCCGACATCGGCCTGTACGAGCCGCTGCTGCGGATGATGGAGGACTTCATCGTCGACTACGACGCGACCGGCGAGGTCCGCGAGCGCCAGGGCAACGAGAACCCCCACATCAGCCCCAACAACCTCTACCGCACGCGGGACGGCCGCTGGCTGGCGCTGCCCGCCTCGACCGACCAGATGTGGCGCCGGCTGGTCACCGCCATGGACGCGCCGGACCTCGCTGCCCACGACTCCATGACGGCACGGATCGCGCACCGCGCGGAGATCGAGGGCCGGGTGGCCGCGTTCGTGGCCGACCACGACCTGGCCGAGCTGACCAAGCTCCTGGACGAGGCCGGGGTGGCCCACGGACCGGTGAACACCGCCGCCGACATCTGCGCCGACCCCCACATGCGGGCCCGCGGCTCGGTGGTCGAGGTGCGCGATCCGCGCGACGGCCGCACTCGCCTCGTCCAGGGGTCCGCCGGTAGGTTCTCCGGATTCGAGCAGACGATCGACCGCGGCGCCCCCCGCCTGGGCGAACACACCCGGTCCGTACTGCGGGACCTCGGTCTCGCCCCCTCCACCGTCGACGCGCTCGCCGACCGCGGCGTCATCTGA
- a CDS encoding SLC13 family permease has protein sequence MSMADVSVLVLVALFAATLVPRFNLGLAALPAAFLVGLAADRTAEEVTAFFPSDFFVLIVGITALFAVAQLNGTLDWLLDGMLTLVGGRVVLVALVPFLIGAVLTAIGTLPAAATAIVAPIALGLAARYGISPLVAAVLGITGIISGLLSPLAVYGTTARQLGDKLRLGLPDSAPVAFFAGGLVAGVVVATGCLLVGLRTGAVPRGRLASATPPLTRPDGPGAQSTEAADAARASGGAGQGSASPRAARLLTLTCLLVVVVLSVGFDVNIGYLGLTAAVVQQLALRLDPGEIVSRIPWNIVLLIGGLLTYVGLMQDMGAFTRISDLLRVDGSPMLSLLVLCYIAGLTSFAASSIAVFATTMPLVPAVVADGASPVGAVLAVALASILVDINPLGITGGLILGAAAPDDRPPLFRHLLTYGVVSVIVGPALACAAFGWW, from the coding sequence ATGTCCATGGCAGACGTCTCCGTCCTCGTGCTCGTCGCGCTCTTCGCGGCGACGCTCGTACCCCGGTTCAACCTGGGGCTCGCGGCCCTGCCCGCCGCCTTCCTCGTCGGCCTCGCGGCGGACCGCACCGCCGAGGAGGTGACGGCGTTCTTCCCGTCCGACTTCTTCGTCCTGATCGTCGGCATCACCGCGCTGTTCGCGGTCGCGCAGCTCAACGGCACCCTCGACTGGCTGCTCGACGGGATGCTCACGCTGGTCGGCGGGCGGGTGGTGCTGGTCGCGCTGGTCCCGTTCCTGATCGGCGCCGTGCTGACCGCGATCGGCACGCTGCCGGCCGCCGCCACCGCGATCGTCGCGCCGATCGCGCTCGGGCTCGCCGCGCGGTACGGGATCTCGCCGCTGGTCGCGGCGGTCCTCGGCATCACCGGCATCATCAGCGGGCTCCTGTCGCCGCTGGCGGTCTACGGCACGACCGCGCGTCAGCTCGGCGACAAGCTGCGGCTCGGCCTGCCCGACTCGGCGCCGGTCGCCTTCTTCGCCGGCGGGCTGGTGGCCGGGGTCGTCGTCGCGACGGGGTGCCTGCTGGTGGGGCTGCGCACGGGCGCGGTGCCGAGAGGGCGGCTCGCGTCGGCCACGCCCCCGCTCACCCGGCCCGACGGTCCCGGCGCGCAGTCGACGGAGGCGGCCGACGCGGCGCGGGCCTCCGGGGGTGCCGGGCAGGGCTCCGCGTCGCCGAGGGCCGCCCGGCTCCTCACCCTCACCTGCCTGCTGGTCGTCGTCGTGCTCTCGGTCGGCTTCGACGTCAACATCGGTTATCTCGGGCTCACCGCGGCGGTCGTCCAGCAGCTCGCCCTGCGGCTGGACCCGGGCGAGATCGTCTCCCGCATCCCGTGGAACATCGTGCTGCTCATCGGGGGCCTGCTCACGTACGTCGGGCTGATGCAGGACATGGGCGCCTTCACCCGGATCAGCGATCTGCTGCGGGTGGACGGCTCGCCGATGCTGAGCCTGCTGGTGCTCTGCTACATCGCCGGTCTCACCTCGTTCGCGGCCAGCTCCATCGCCGTCTTCGCGACCACGATGCCGCTGGTCCCCGCGGTCGTCGCCGACGGCGCCTCACCCGTCGGCGCCGTCCTCGCGGTGGCGCTGGCGTCGATCCTGGTCGACATCAACCCGCTCGGCATCACCGGCGGCCTCATCCTCGGCGCCGCCGCCCCCGACGACCGGCCGCCGCTGTTCCGCCACCTGCTGACGTACGGCGTCGTCTCGGTGATCGTCGGCCCGGCGCTGGCGTGCGCGGCCTTCGGCTGGTGGTGA
- a CDS encoding HelD family protein — translation MPSAAPPPAPLRHERAHHDACRAALAAMVAGAEEQVVVGADVSASGADAEVLGRQLRGQARDLRELPEGPLFFGRLDFAADAPEHAGQRYHIGRLRLCEHPAAPPLVVDWRAPVSRAFYQASAADPQGVAVRRRFGWAPGSRGDSADLTGFEDEPLDGGVPAGPGRILTDEIERPRLGPMRDIAATIQPEQDDLVRAGLSTTLCVQGAPGTGKTAVGLHRAAYLLYTHPQRIRRGGLLVLGPNRAFLSYIAEVLPALGESGVRQSTLADEIARHPVTAEDDASAAAVKHDPRTAEVLRRALYSRVGADAATELTVPDGSYRWRVRGETLRGIVADVRAEEPPYAVGRERVRTRIAHHVRARAERRSGPRGAAWLRRVAHCRPVTAYVDTVWPRMRPEEVLAELFGDEAALAAAADGLLDAGEQKALRWPRPPRSYRSARWSAADLVLLDELAGLIEHPEGYAHVVVDEAQDLSPMECRAIARRAAFGSLTVLGDLAQGTTPWSARDWPALLAHLDRPDAAVIPLTTGFRVPEAVVGLANRLLDRLDVDVPRARSLRRDGELTVRRVERAEELDGAVVGAVRAALAHEGSIGVIAAERDAARLRAVLTAAGIGAAGPEQPAAPVVVVPAGAVKGLEYDHVVAVEPAAIAEAEPRGPHRLYVVLTRAVSRLDVLHSRPLPW, via the coding sequence ATGCCTTCCGCCGCGCCCCCGCCCGCCCCCCTCCGCCACGAACGCGCCCACCACGACGCCTGTCGCGCCGCGCTCGCCGCGATGGTCGCCGGGGCCGAGGAGCAGGTCGTCGTCGGGGCGGACGTCTCCGCCTCCGGTGCCGACGCCGAAGTCCTCGGCAGGCAGCTCCGGGGGCAGGCCCGGGACCTGCGGGAACTCCCGGAGGGGCCGCTGTTCTTCGGGCGGCTCGACTTCGCCGCCGACGCCCCGGAGCACGCCGGGCAGCGCTACCACATCGGCCGCCTCCGCCTCTGCGAGCACCCCGCCGCCCCGCCCCTCGTCGTCGACTGGCGCGCCCCCGTCTCGCGCGCCTTCTACCAGGCGAGCGCCGCCGACCCGCAGGGCGTCGCGGTCCGCCGCCGCTTCGGCTGGGCCCCCGGCAGCCGGGGGGACTCCGCCGATCTGACGGGGTTCGAGGACGAACCGCTCGACGGCGGGGTCCCGGCCGGCCCCGGCCGGATCCTCACCGACGAGATCGAGCGGCCCCGGCTCGGCCCCATGCGGGACATCGCCGCCACCATCCAGCCCGAACAGGACGACCTCGTCCGCGCCGGCCTGTCCACCACCCTGTGCGTCCAGGGCGCCCCCGGCACCGGCAAGACCGCCGTCGGGCTGCACCGGGCCGCGTACCTCCTCTACACCCACCCCCAGCGCATCCGCCGCGGCGGACTGCTCGTCCTCGGCCCCAACCGCGCTTTCCTCTCCTACATCGCCGAGGTGCTCCCCGCCCTCGGCGAGAGCGGCGTACGCCAGTCCACGCTCGCCGACGAGATCGCCCGGCACCCGGTCACCGCCGAGGACGACGCCTCTGCCGCCGCCGTCAAGCACGACCCCCGGACGGCGGAGGTGCTGCGCCGGGCCCTGTACTCCCGGGTGGGCGCGGACGCCGCGACGGAGCTGACGGTGCCGGACGGCTCGTACCGCTGGCGTGTCCGCGGCGAGACCCTGCGGGGGATCGTGGCGGACGTACGCGCCGAGGAGCCGCCGTACGCGGTGGGGCGCGAGCGGGTGCGCACGCGGATCGCGCACCACGTACGGGCGCGGGCCGAACGGCGGTCCGGACCGCGCGGCGCCGCCTGGCTGCGGCGCGTCGCGCACTGCCGTCCGGTGACCGCGTACGTCGACACGGTGTGGCCCCGGATGCGCCCGGAGGAGGTGCTCGCGGAACTGTTCGGCGACGAGGCGGCGCTCGCCGCGGCGGCCGACGGGCTCCTTGACGCCGGCGAACAGAAGGCGCTCCGGTGGCCCCGGCCACCCCGCTCGTACCGCTCGGCGCGCTGGTCGGCGGCCGACCTCGTCCTCCTCGACGAGCTCGCCGGGCTGATCGAGCACCCGGAGGGGTACGCCCACGTCGTCGTCGACGAGGCGCAGGACCTCTCGCCGATGGAGTGCCGGGCGATCGCCCGGCGGGCCGCCTTCGGCTCGCTCACCGTCCTCGGCGACCTCGCCCAGGGCACCACCCCCTGGTCCGCGCGCGACTGGCCGGCCCTCCTCGCCCACCTGGACCGGCCCGACGCCGCCGTGATCCCGCTGACGACCGGCTTCCGGGTGCCCGAGGCCGTCGTCGGCCTGGCCAACCGGCTGCTGGACCGGCTCGACGTGGACGTGCCGCGGGCCCGGTCGCTGCGCCGGGACGGCGAGCTGACCGTGCGCCGGGTCGAGCGCGCCGAGGAACTGGACGGCGCGGTGGTCGGGGCGGTCCGGGCGGCGCTCGCGCACGAGGGGTCGATCGGGGTGATCGCCGCCGAGCGTGACGCCGCGCGCCTCCGGGCCGTCCTCACCGCCGCCGGCATCGGGGCGGCCGGCCCGGAACAGCCGGCCGCCCCGGTCGTCGTCGTGCCGGCGGGCGCGGTCAAAGGGCTGGAGTACGACCACGTCGTCGCCGTCGAGCCGGCCGCGATCGCCGAGGCCGAACCGCGCGGCCCGCACCGCCTCTACGTCGTCCTCACCCGCGCGGTCTCCCGCCTGGACGTGCTGCACAGCCGCCCGCTGCCGTGGTGA
- a CDS encoding TetR family transcriptional regulator: protein MKEKVAEGEDGGAAGVVGLRERKRLRMYREVSETAIGLFLERGFDAVSVAEVAAAAEISKPTLFRYFPTKEDLVLHRFADHETEPARVVAARAGGTTPVAALRARFLDGLDRHDPVTGLNDAPAVLDFHRLLYGTPALAARLHGYLERSEAALAEALGGGLDARLAAAQIIAVQRVLALENWRRMAAGERADDVHEEAVAAAERAFARLDDGVLLG from the coding sequence ATGAAGGAGAAGGTCGCGGAGGGCGAGGACGGCGGTGCCGCGGGCGTCGTCGGACTGCGGGAGCGGAAGCGGTTGCGGATGTACCGGGAGGTGTCCGAGACCGCGATCGGGTTGTTCCTGGAGCGGGGGTTCGACGCCGTGTCCGTCGCGGAGGTGGCCGCCGCGGCGGAGATCTCCAAGCCGACGCTGTTCCGGTACTTCCCCACCAAGGAGGACCTGGTCCTGCACCGGTTCGCCGACCACGAGACGGAGCCGGCCCGGGTCGTCGCCGCCCGCGCCGGGGGCACCACGCCCGTCGCCGCGCTGCGCGCCCGGTTCCTCGACGGCCTCGACCGGCACGACCCCGTCACCGGGCTCAACGACGCCCCCGCCGTCCTCGACTTCCACCGCCTCCTGTACGGCACCCCCGCCCTCGCCGCCCGCCTCCACGGCTACCTGGAACGCTCCGAGGCCGCGCTCGCCGAAGCGCTCGGCGGCGGACTCGACGCCCGGCTCGCCGCCGCCCAGATCATCGCCGTGCAGCGGGTCCTCGCGCTGGAGAACTGGCGGCGGATGGCGGCGGGGGAGCGGGCGGACGACGTCCACGAGGAGGCTGTCGCCGCGGCCGAGCGGGCGTTCGCACGGCTCGACGACGGCGTGCTTCTCGGTTAA
- a CDS encoding aminoglycoside phosphotransferase family protein, whose product MSSERDSSPARVRAAEMSGDPNAVEGPLEGYHHETYVIPLPEAVSGGDAGRGKCRSPRENLLWFDRRCFVSEERLLLALRERVDGAAIPRVYTVSDETFLQEFIEGRTLGDLHPSGEQVPDALVDQVFALFEQLADIAPDDLPVERRCTPEDRSDDHDCADFLERLVLFAEERVYRYNRRRLGTLFADLGVGDGCFTVLRERVAGLRPRRFCLLHADLHRENFVVDAGGHLWTIDWELAMFGDPLYDLATHLYLMRYPRWQHRLVAKRWAQVMEERWAGTAWEGGTKGWEEDLEKLLDFKRAQSVFTDVVRATEFLTGASGHDDGILVREAHRVHAVLTAAERPLGLPGVPSPERIATALDRATRG is encoded by the coding sequence ATGTCATCCGAACGTGACTCCTCTCCCGCGCGGGTCCGCGCCGCTGAGATGAGCGGCGACCCGAACGCGGTCGAGGGGCCGCTGGAGGGCTACCACCACGAGACGTATGTGATCCCGCTGCCCGAGGCGGTGTCCGGCGGGGACGCGGGGCGCGGCAAGTGCCGGTCGCCGCGGGAGAACCTGCTCTGGTTCGACCGCCGTTGTTTCGTGTCCGAGGAGCGGCTGCTGCTCGCGCTGCGCGAGCGGGTGGACGGGGCCGCGATCCCCCGCGTCTACACGGTCTCGGACGAGACGTTTCTCCAGGAGTTCATCGAGGGCCGGACGCTCGGGGACCTGCACCCGTCCGGGGAGCAGGTTCCCGACGCGCTCGTCGACCAGGTCTTCGCACTGTTCGAGCAGTTGGCGGACATCGCCCCCGACGACCTGCCCGTGGAGCGGAGGTGCACCCCGGAGGACCGCTCCGACGACCACGACTGCGCGGACTTCCTGGAGCGGCTCGTCCTCTTCGCCGAGGAGCGCGTCTACCGGTACAACCGCCGGCGCCTCGGCACCCTCTTCGCGGACCTCGGTGTGGGCGACGGCTGCTTCACCGTGCTGCGGGAACGCGTCGCCGGGCTGCGGCCGCGCCGCTTCTGTCTGCTCCACGCGGACCTGCACCGCGAGAACTTCGTCGTGGACGCGGGCGGCCACCTGTGGACCATCGACTGGGAGCTGGCGATGTTCGGCGACCCCCTCTACGACCTCGCCACCCACCTCTACCTGATGCGCTACCCGCGCTGGCAGCACCGGCTCGTCGCCAAGCGGTGGGCCCAGGTCATGGAGGAGCGCTGGGCCGGGACCGCCTGGGAGGGCGGCACCAAGGGCTGGGAGGAGGACCTGGAGAAGCTGCTCGACTTCAAGCGGGCCCAGTCCGTGTTCACGGACGTCGTCCGGGCCACCGAGTTCCTCACCGGCGCCTCCGGCCACGACGACGGCATCCTCGTCCGCGAGGCCCACCGTGTGCACGCCGTCCTCACCGCCGCCGAACGGCCCCTCGGCCTCCCCGGCGTGCCCTCCCCGGAACGCATCGCCACGGCACTGGACCGGGCGACCCGCGGGTGA
- a CDS encoding HAD family hydrolase, whose translation MTAETENVRELVTRARFVLWDFDGPICRLFAGHPAEQVAREMRGWLEGQGLLHLLTEEERRDDDPHVILRAADERHPGSDLVTALEELLTHHELLAVPRARPTPYADPVIRTWTAVGARLAVTTNNSARTATAYLRGRGLLGCFAPHIYGRTDELHQLKPDPHHLNRALGALGAAPEDALMIGDSPSDAQAATHAGVPFLGYARNDEKEKALRAADATTVVASLEQVLAVLRSL comes from the coding sequence GTGACAGCAGAGACCGAGAACGTCCGAGAACTGGTCACCCGTGCCCGTTTCGTGCTGTGGGACTTCGACGGGCCGATCTGCAGGCTCTTCGCGGGGCACCCGGCGGAGCAGGTGGCCCGGGAGATGCGCGGCTGGCTGGAGGGGCAGGGCCTGCTCCACCTGCTGACCGAGGAGGAACGGCGGGACGACGACCCGCACGTGATCCTCCGGGCCGCCGACGAACGCCACCCCGGCAGCGACCTCGTCACGGCGCTGGAGGAGCTGCTGACCCACCACGAGCTCCTCGCCGTCCCCCGGGCGCGGCCGACGCCGTACGCGGACCCGGTGATACGCACCTGGACCGCGGTCGGCGCACGGCTCGCGGTCACCACGAACAACTCCGCCCGCACGGCGACGGCCTACCTCCGCGGCCGGGGCCTCCTCGGCTGCTTCGCCCCCCACATCTACGGCCGCACGGACGAACTCCACCAGCTCAAGCCGGACCCGCACCACCTCAACCGCGCCCTCGGCGCCCTCGGCGCGGCCCCCGAGGACGCCCTGATGATCGGCGACAGCCCCTCCGACGCCCAGGCCGCCACCCATGCGGGCGTCCCCTTCCTGGGCTACGCCCGCAACGACGAGAAGGAGAAGGCCCTGCGCGCCGCGGACGCCACCACGGTCGTCGCCTCCCTGGAACAGGTACTGGCCGTCCTGCGGTCGCTGTGA
- a CDS encoding winged helix-turn-helix domain-containing protein, with protein MVVSQQRAERAEKRSPQEIADALRERIRAGELKAGDRLPTQAELAGEFGVERGTVRQALRVLQDDGLLSNVSKGSPPRIAEAAPVRDEPRPTMVALAPRLVEAFSSPHVRVDAACLTAETLMVALGEPVRMIHEGRLRPRSIDVRILLPSRKIDLAFPVPVDGRGEDDAVHRRWLVQRNSQGHVLQHNLLSLRATHHIDVQVTFRALPFTPPMKLYLLNGAEALIAYYMLTRREEEMESGTLEMYDALGSQSLLFSFEKRNGHRDSAFVDQSQKWFDALWETITSDLTLS; from the coding sequence TTGGTCGTGTCCCAGCAAAGAGCCGAGCGAGCCGAGAAGCGCTCGCCCCAGGAAATCGCCGACGCGTTGCGGGAGCGCATCCGCGCCGGTGAGCTCAAGGCGGGCGACCGGCTGCCCACCCAGGCCGAGCTGGCCGGCGAGTTCGGGGTGGAGCGCGGCACCGTCCGCCAGGCCCTGCGCGTGCTCCAGGACGACGGCCTGCTCAGCAACGTCAGCAAGGGCAGCCCGCCGCGCATAGCCGAGGCCGCGCCGGTCCGGGACGAACCCCGGCCGACCATGGTGGCCCTGGCCCCGCGCCTGGTGGAGGCGTTCTCCTCGCCGCACGTCCGGGTGGACGCGGCCTGTCTGACCGCCGAGACGCTGATGGTGGCGCTCGGCGAACCGGTCCGCATGATCCATGAGGGCCGGCTGCGCCCCCGCTCCATCGACGTGCGCATCCTGCTGCCGTCCCGGAAGATCGACCTGGCGTTCCCGGTCCCGGTCGACGGCCGCGGCGAGGACGACGCCGTCCACCGGCGCTGGCTGGTCCAGCGCAACTCCCAGGGCCACGTCCTCCAGCACAACCTGCTGTCCCTGCGCGCCACGCACCACATCGACGTCCAGGTCACCTTCCGCGCCCTGCCGTTCACCCCGCCCATGAAGCTGTACCTGCTCAACGGCGCGGAGGCCCTGATCGCGTACTACATGCTGACCCGCCGCGAGGAGGAGATGGAGTCCGGCACCCTGGAGATGTACGACGCCCTGGGCTCCCAGTCCCTCCTCTTCTCCTTCGAGAAACGCAACGGCCACCGGGACTCGGCCTTCGTCGACCAGTCGCAGAAGTGGTTCGACGCCCTCTGGGAAACCATCACGTCGGACCTGACACTCTCCTAG
- a CDS encoding GntR family transcriptional regulator, translated as MKPGHAPERPEHAPGPAPVNGRRTPPEPRRPAREVADVLRARIVSGQLRPGARMPTQAVLAQEFGVERGTVRQALRVLQSEGLLAGVSKGSPATVAPDAGKRAPGGPGAEPRPTTVALAPRISAAFAAPHVEIDALCLTSISLTLAMGEPLRQIHAGRIKPAKVDVRVLLPRRDIALAFPTPVAGADDEVHRRWLAQRNAQSQVLRHNLLALRGTHGIDVHVTFRALPFTPPVKLYLLNGTEALFAYYTVTRREAEIDDEAREMYDAEGTQVVLFPFAQGDGPRDTTFVEQSHLWFDALWETISSDLDLTASAR; from the coding sequence GTGAAGCCGGGACACGCTCCGGAACGACCCGAACACGCACCGGGCCCCGCCCCCGTCAACGGGCGGCGGACGCCCCCGGAACCGCGCCGCCCCGCGCGCGAGGTGGCCGACGTGCTGCGCGCCCGGATCGTCTCCGGGCAGCTGCGGCCGGGCGCGCGCATGCCGACACAGGCGGTCCTGGCCCAGGAGTTCGGGGTGGAGCGCGGCACGGTGCGGCAGGCGCTGCGCGTCCTGCAGTCCGAGGGCCTGCTCGCGGGCGTCTCCAAGGGCAGCCCGGCGACCGTCGCGCCGGACGCCGGGAAGCGCGCGCCGGGCGGCCCGGGCGCCGAGCCCCGGCCCACCACCGTCGCCCTGGCCCCGCGCATTTCGGCCGCGTTCGCCGCGCCCCACGTGGAGATCGACGCCCTGTGTCTGACGTCGATCTCGCTGACCCTGGCCATGGGGGAGCCGTTGCGGCAGATTCACGCGGGGCGCATCAAACCGGCCAAGGTCGACGTGCGGGTGCTGCTGCCGCGCCGGGACATCGCGCTCGCCTTCCCGACGCCGGTGGCCGGCGCCGACGACGAGGTGCACCGCCGCTGGCTCGCGCAGCGCAACGCGCAGAGCCAGGTGCTCCGGCACAACCTGCTGGCCCTGCGCGGCACCCACGGCATCGACGTGCACGTCACCTTCCGGGCGCTGCCGTTCACCCCGCCGGTGAAGCTGTACCTGCTCAACGGCACGGAGGCGCTGTTCGCCTACTACACGGTGACGCGCCGCGAGGCCGAGATCGACGACGAGGCGCGGGAGATGTACGACGCGGAGGGCACGCAGGTCGTGCTGTTCCCGTTCGCCCAGGGCGACGGGCCGCGCGACACGACGTTCGTCGAGCAGTCCCACCTGTGGTTCGACGCGCTGTGGGAGACGATCAGCTCGGACCTGGACCTCACAGCGTCGGCCCGGTGA